A region from the Leptospira neocaledonica genome encodes:
- a CDS encoding Kelch repeat-containing protein → MRTIPTKIFNYSSSFFCKGIRFYLFILLVTTFGCDSPFAWGEDNNDLKVDSFWIQPGSTKITVNLKCSAESDAYAYAIGSSESQISMSLSQAKAHYLPIQDLTPDSNYTLVFGCGKISNSNPTRIPFTTWVSDQPIVSRGIYLVGGVDGNGYPIAEIDLFDPVESKWYPAFTSIPTPRSFALTIYHKGKIFVMGGAKRASGGSWTVTNEVEAFDPFTKTWTTLAPMPSTLHGAVGGSSGDEIYAIAGSTSLNTTSGTLLNTVYRFYPEIGLTGTWASPFTSQTSIFPKIDMSGCVFDGTFYFTGGRQYNDGSASATSDSYIPSLNATSAITESSLITARHGAAIACYRPQTGDPSPGASKYVLIAGGSSGSNFFQPATSVTPVSNYEVYAISTTTNAYATGPSLLQALYFPAMEISYDLNQAYVFGGASSINVPTDFVYSIGLSNPTAGPWTLSTQRMPRARYGHKAVILR, encoded by the coding sequence ATGAGAACCATACCTACCAAAATTTTTAATTATAGCAGTTCGTTTTTTTGCAAAGGTATTCGATTCTATCTTTTCATCTTACTCGTTACTACATTTGGTTGTGATTCCCCTTTCGCATGGGGAGAAGATAATAACGATTTAAAAGTTGATTCATTTTGGATACAACCAGGCTCTACTAAAATTACCGTGAACTTGAAATGCTCTGCTGAGTCAGATGCATACGCATATGCGATAGGATCTTCTGAATCACAAATCAGTATGAGTTTATCACAAGCGAAGGCACATTATCTTCCAATACAAGATCTAACTCCGGATTCAAATTATACTTTGGTTTTTGGATGTGGAAAAATATCTAACTCAAATCCTACTCGAATCCCTTTTACTACTTGGGTTAGTGACCAACCAATAGTTTCCAGAGGAATTTACTTAGTCGGTGGTGTGGACGGAAATGGGTATCCAATCGCTGAGATTGATTTATTCGATCCAGTAGAGTCAAAATGGTATCCTGCATTTACTTCCATTCCTACGCCTCGAAGTTTTGCTCTTACCATCTATCATAAGGGAAAAATTTTCGTGATGGGTGGAGCAAAGCGGGCTTCAGGAGGAAGCTGGACTGTAACGAATGAAGTAGAAGCTTTCGATCCGTTTACAAAGACCTGGACGACTCTTGCTCCGATGCCTTCTACTTTACATGGAGCCGTCGGCGGAAGCTCAGGAGATGAAATCTACGCAATCGCAGGAAGCACTTCCCTAAATACTACATCTGGAACTCTTTTGAATACGGTTTATCGCTTTTACCCGGAAATAGGTTTAACCGGTACTTGGGCGAGTCCTTTCACTTCCCAAACCTCTATATTTCCGAAAATTGATATGTCGGGCTGTGTATTTGATGGAACCTTTTATTTTACCGGAGGTAGACAATACAATGATGGCTCCGCATCGGCAACATCAGATAGCTATATCCCTTCTTTAAATGCTACTTCAGCCATAACAGAATCATCCTTAATTACAGCAAGACACGGTGCTGCAATCGCTTGTTACCGTCCACAGACTGGGGATCCTAGTCCAGGAGCTTCAAAATACGTTTTGATCGCAGGGGGATCGAGTGGATCTAATTTTTTTCAACCAGCTACTAGTGTAACTCCGGTATCAAACTATGAAGTTTACGCAATATCAACTACAACTAATGCTTATGCTACAGGACCATCACTTTTACAAGCATTGTACTTTCCTGCAATGGAAATTTCTTATGATCTAAATCAAGCTTACGTTTTCGGTGGAGCTTCATCTATCAATGTTCCAACTGATTTTGTTTATTCAATCGGATTATCAAATCCGACTGCTGGTCCTTGGACTCTCTCCACCCAAAGAATGCCACGAGCACGCTATGGTCACAAGGCGGTAATATTAAGATGA
- a CDS encoding tetratricopeptide repeat protein: protein MRFTFKIAFSLLFYILFSFVSGISSEEDSVQSQIRSLINFGKYQEAEEILKPLLENNPTDVTLGLFQTEIWIGIGESLYQRKQYKSSFPYFSKAFDAWPSHPLLRSRYEELKGKKLVDQVKVETPPKVGKLSIESQTKNTLIVLADPEIIELTNQLKDKLKSRINELEQITVGPDKKTDFFNIPQIWILSLLGISLLINLFLSVLFFRKS from the coding sequence ATGAGATTTACGTTCAAAATTGCCTTCAGTCTTTTATTCTATATTCTATTTTCTTTTGTATCTGGAATATCTTCTGAAGAAGACAGCGTTCAATCGCAAATTAGAAGCTTAATCAACTTTGGAAAATACCAAGAAGCAGAAGAAATTTTAAAACCTTTATTAGAAAATAATCCGACCGATGTAACTTTAGGTCTTTTTCAGACTGAAATCTGGATTGGAATAGGGGAAAGCCTCTACCAAAGAAAGCAGTATAAAAGTTCCTTTCCTTATTTTTCAAAGGCATTCGATGCTTGGCCGAGCCATCCCTTATTACGTTCTCGTTATGAAGAGTTAAAAGGAAAAAAGTTAGTAGATCAAGTTAAAGTCGAAACGCCGCCAAAAGTCGGTAAGTTATCTATTGAATCTCAGACAAAAAATACCTTAATAGTTTTAGCTGATCCAGAAATTATAGAATTAACTAATCAACTTAAAGACAAATTGAAATCAAGGATTAATGAGTTAGAGCAGATAACCGTAGGCCCCGATAAAAAGACAGATTTCTTTAATATTCCGCAAATATGGATTCTATCTTTATTAGGAATCTCACTTTTGATTAATTTATTTCTATCGGTATTATTCTTCAGAAAGAGTTAG
- a CDS encoding DUF6488 family protein — protein MKNKFLNTALAFSIIGLLVGANVYAHGDHKHEEAGKLGKKEAISAAAKGVASIISKKEKIEGVELDATWNDKAVTSRAIKKEGSGYYIIRFTNQKLNKNLFILLSDDGEVFDANFSGVFKDLKE, from the coding sequence ATGAAAAACAAATTTTTAAACACTGCACTCGCATTTTCGATTATCGGACTGCTGGTTGGTGCAAACGTATATGCTCACGGTGACCATAAACATGAAGAAGCGGGAAAACTCGGAAAAAAAGAGGCAATCTCTGCTGCTGCGAAAGGTGTCGCTTCCATTATCTCCAAGAAAGAAAAAATAGAAGGAGTCGAGCTGGATGCGACATGGAACGATAAAGCCGTAACCTCTAGAGCAATCAAAAAAGAAGGAAGTGGTTACTATATTATTAGATTCACGAATCAGAAATTGAATAAGAATCTTTTTATTCTACTATCTGACGATGGTGAGGTATTCGATGCTAATTTTTCGGGTGTGTTTAAAGATCTGAAAGAGTAG
- a CDS encoding HupE/UreJ family protein, whose amino-acid sequence MKNILYILSILLIGADTFAHGMSDADKQKILDAGSWQYFELGASHMLTGYDHLLFLFGVIFFLTKFKDVFKFITAFTVGHSITLIFATLYGIQANYFLIDAFIALTVVYKGFDNLDGFKKYLNTESPNLLWMVFAFGLIHGFGLSTRLQQLPLQEEGLVWNILAFNVGVEAGQIFALGLMILLLSGWRKTQSFQSFSKLANSGLLFVGALLFIMQLHGYSHSAYPDDFPLNRDDHHHVHEEMQAESKPSALEGYKKKILLNENAHTHGDGTTHTH is encoded by the coding sequence ATGAAAAATATACTGTATATATTATCCATTCTACTCATCGGTGCGGATACTTTCGCTCATGGTATGTCGGATGCGGATAAACAAAAAATATTGGATGCAGGGTCCTGGCAATACTTCGAGCTTGGGGCCTCTCATATGTTGACCGGATACGATCATTTGCTTTTCTTATTCGGAGTGATCTTCTTTCTTACTAAGTTCAAAGACGTATTCAAGTTTATCACTGCTTTTACCGTAGGACATTCGATCACTTTGATCTTCGCCACATTATACGGTATTCAAGCCAATTACTTTCTAATAGACGCTTTTATTGCACTCACCGTAGTGTATAAGGGCTTCGATAATTTGGATGGATTTAAGAAATATCTGAATACCGAATCGCCGAACCTATTGTGGATGGTTTTTGCGTTTGGTCTAATTCACGGATTCGGTCTTTCTACACGTTTGCAACAGTTACCTTTGCAGGAAGAAGGTCTTGTTTGGAATATTCTTGCGTTTAATGTAGGAGTGGAAGCAGGGCAGATATTTGCTCTTGGATTGATGATCCTTCTCTTATCCGGTTGGAGAAAAACACAATCCTTCCAAAGCTTCAGTAAATTGGCAAATTCCGGTCTCTTATTCGTCGGTGCATTACTATTTATTATGCAATTGCATGGTTACTCGCATTCCGCATATCCGGATGATTTCCCTTTGAATCGGGACGATCATCATCATGTTCATGAGGAAATGCAGGCAGAATCAAAACCTTCCGCCCTGGAAGGATACAAGAAGAAGATACTGTTAAACGAAAATGCTCACACCCATGGTGATGGAACGACACATACTCATTAA
- a CDS encoding efflux RND transporter permease subunit, producing MEFLTSIVRWSLHNRIYVLGFSALLLLVGIDSARKLKIDAVPDITNVQVDIITTAPALSTLEIEQYVTYPVERAVSGIPKVDEVRAISRYGFSIVTVVFKEGADLYLSRQLVSEKLVDVSNQIPPNYGRPQIGPISTGLGEVYQFVLKSKTHSLIELTTYLNWFINPILKTVPGVVEVNTFGGRVKQYRIVADIPKLASLGLGVKDIADAVLVNNASAGGGYIEKDKEHVVIGTEGLLKNTADFSKISIGRTSDGFPIYLSTVAKLEEGYLLRKGGATSDGKGEVVGSMALMLVNENALQVTENVRNKLEEIKKILPAGMEIEPFYDRSLMVKSTINTVLWNLGEGAILVMIILLLMIGDLRSGLVIALTIPFAMFFALSIMKFRDQTANLMSLGAIDFGLIVDGAVILVENSFRRLSEVAKQKGRRLNQEERLDIIMSATMEVRKATIYGEIIIGIVYLPILTLSGTEGKMFIPMALTVLFAMIGAFILTLTLIPVLASYFIDPKSNRQEETPFFRRISAWYSPFLKKCMENSRRVAYSVLGVFSLSILGFVFIGAEFMPTLDEGSILLEISRLPSSSLKQSLDTTLKIEKILLEKFPEISSIVSKTGSPELANEPMGIDKSDVFLELKPQSEWRFSKLELEEEISKVVSKAVPEVAVGVSQPIQMRTNEMMQGIRADVGIKIFGEDLKTLKSFAEKIAAHSKNIEGVADLRIEQLTGLGYLKIRPKREAMARYGFEMENLNQIAESLSAGHKVGVVFEGPKRFDVAVVSDWNFEKDLISLKTLPVGIGGRIVTLGELADISIEDGPVQINHEDQNRYALVQFNVRGSDMLSTVNRVEKKVLSKIIFPPGYRYELGGDFEKYQSARNTLLVVVPVTLVAIFIILFTAFKEIYPTLIIFLNVPFAVTGGVFSLLLRGMPFSISAGIGFIALFGVAILNGLVLVSFAKEAEHAGEEPEQAIAKAAEHRLRPVLTTALLASIGFLPMALSTSPGSEVQRPLATVVIGGLISASALTLIMIPVVYAKFARRIRK from the coding sequence ATGGAGTTTCTTACTTCTATCGTTCGTTGGAGCCTTCATAACCGGATCTATGTTTTGGGTTTTTCCGCCTTACTACTTTTAGTCGGGATAGACTCCGCAAGAAAGCTTAAGATAGATGCGGTGCCTGATATCACGAATGTGCAGGTGGATATTATCACTACCGCTCCGGCACTTTCCACTTTAGAGATAGAACAATACGTTACTTATCCGGTGGAAAGAGCCGTTTCCGGAATTCCGAAAGTGGACGAGGTGAGAGCGATTTCCCGTTATGGATTTTCCATTGTCACAGTCGTTTTTAAAGAAGGCGCGGACTTATATCTAAGTAGGCAACTCGTTAGCGAAAAGCTTGTGGATGTTTCCAACCAAATCCCGCCCAATTACGGAAGACCGCAGATCGGACCGATCTCCACAGGGTTAGGAGAAGTTTACCAATTTGTTTTGAAAAGTAAGACTCATTCCCTGATCGAACTTACCACATATCTGAACTGGTTTATCAATCCTATCTTGAAGACAGTTCCGGGAGTGGTGGAGGTAAATACTTTCGGAGGGAGGGTGAAACAATATAGGATTGTCGCGGATATTCCAAAGCTTGCGTCTCTCGGGCTCGGAGTAAAAGATATTGCGGACGCAGTCCTTGTAAACAATGCCTCTGCGGGAGGAGGTTATATAGAGAAGGATAAGGAACATGTAGTGATCGGAACGGAAGGCCTTTTAAAGAACACTGCGGATTTTTCCAAGATCTCTATTGGTAGGACCTCCGACGGATTTCCGATCTATCTATCCACTGTTGCCAAGCTGGAGGAAGGGTATCTTCTCCGCAAAGGTGGGGCAACTTCCGACGGGAAAGGAGAAGTGGTAGGATCTATGGCTCTTATGCTTGTAAACGAAAATGCACTTCAGGTAACCGAGAATGTGCGTAACAAGCTAGAAGAGATTAAGAAAATATTACCTGCCGGAATGGAGATAGAACCCTTCTATGATCGTTCCCTCATGGTAAAGAGTACGATTAACACTGTCCTTTGGAACTTGGGAGAAGGTGCGATCCTTGTGATGATCATACTTCTTTTAATGATCGGAGATCTTAGATCCGGTCTTGTAATCGCATTAACTATTCCTTTTGCAATGTTCTTCGCTCTTTCTATCATGAAGTTTCGGGATCAAACCGCGAATTTAATGTCTTTAGGAGCGATCGACTTCGGACTTATCGTGGATGGGGCTGTGATTTTGGTGGAGAACTCTTTTAGAAGATTATCCGAAGTAGCAAAACAGAAAGGGAGAAGATTAAACCAGGAAGAACGACTTGATATCATCATGAGCGCTACCATGGAAGTGAGAAAAGCCACGATCTATGGAGAGATTATCATAGGGATCGTGTATCTTCCGATTCTTACCTTGTCAGGAACGGAAGGAAAGATGTTCATTCCGATGGCGCTTACCGTTTTATTTGCGATGATCGGCGCGTTTATCTTAACCTTAACATTGATCCCAGTCTTAGCCTCTTACTTTATAGACCCCAAAAGTAATAGGCAGGAAGAAACACCTTTCTTTAGAAGGATCAGCGCTTGGTATTCCCCTTTCCTAAAAAAATGTATGGAGAATTCGAGAAGAGTCGCTTATTCTGTGTTAGGTGTTTTTTCCCTTTCCATCCTTGGATTCGTGTTCATCGGTGCGGAATTTATGCCTACCTTGGACGAAGGTTCCATTCTTCTGGAAATTTCCCGTCTGCCTTCCAGCTCCTTGAAACAATCTTTGGATACTACTCTAAAGATAGAAAAAATCCTTTTAGAGAAATTTCCGGAGATCTCAAGCATCGTTTCTAAAACAGGATCTCCGGAACTTGCTAACGAACCGATGGGGATCGATAAATCGGATGTATTCTTGGAATTGAAGCCGCAAAGCGAGTGGAGATTTTCCAAACTAGAATTGGAAGAGGAAATTTCAAAAGTGGTCTCTAAGGCAGTGCCTGAAGTCGCAGTAGGAGTTTCTCAACCGATCCAAATGAGAACAAACGAGATGATGCAGGGAATTCGGGCCGATGTAGGGATCAAAATTTTCGGAGAGGACCTGAAAACCTTAAAGTCATTCGCTGAAAAAATCGCAGCTCATTCTAAAAACATAGAAGGAGTCGCAGATTTAAGGATAGAGCAACTTACCGGATTAGGTTATTTAAAGATTCGGCCAAAAAGAGAAGCAATGGCCAGATACGGATTCGAGATGGAAAACCTGAATCAGATTGCTGAATCTTTATCCGCAGGTCATAAAGTGGGTGTAGTTTTTGAAGGACCGAAACGTTTCGATGTAGCCGTTGTGTCCGATTGGAATTTCGAAAAGGACCTGATCAGTCTCAAAACCTTACCGGTCGGGATCGGTGGTAGGATCGTGACTCTCGGAGAACTCGCAGACATATCCATAGAAGACGGACCCGTTCAAATCAATCACGAAGACCAGAACAGATACGCACTCGTTCAATTCAATGTGAGAGGAAGCGATATGCTAAGCACAGTGAATCGAGTGGAGAAAAAAGTTCTATCAAAGATTATTTTCCCTCCAGGTTACAGATACGAACTCGGTGGGGATTTTGAAAAATACCAGTCAGCCCGGAACACGTTGCTTGTAGTTGTTCCAGTGACATTGGTTGCAATTTTCATAATCTTATTCACTGCGTTTAAAGAGATATATCCGACCTTGATCATTTTCTTGAATGTTCCGTTTGCAGTGACCGGCGGAGTATTTTCGCTTTTATTAAGAGGAATGCCTTTCAGTATTTCCGCAGGGATCGGATTTATCGCCTTATTCGGGGTTGCGATCTTGAACGGACTTGTACTAGTTTCTTTCGCGAAAGAGGCGGAGCATGCGGGAGAAGAACCGGAACAGGCGATCGCCAAGGCGGCAGAGCATAGACTTCGACCTGTATTAACCACAGCGTTATTAGCATCGATCGGATTTTTACCGATGGCATTGTCCACATCGCCGGGTTCCGAAGTGCAAAGACCTTTGGCGACAGTCGTTATCGGTGGACTGATCAGCGCAAGCGCTCTTACCCTCATCATGATACCGGTAGTATATGCGAAATTTGCGAGAAGGATTCGAAAATAA